One genomic window of Streptomonospora nanhaiensis includes the following:
- a CDS encoding DUF6406 domain-containing protein, producing MVHEIGAEETITYGRNDRFYGGPVGGGRFWLEEDGRPAAKLGGPEEWRSHGMIDVHTGDTFTVGGQTWKITEIVDADSVDAYLKAVRVS from the coding sequence GTGGTTCATGAGATCGGCGCCGAAGAGACGATCACCTACGGCCGGAACGATCGCTTTTACGGAGGGCCCGTGGGCGGCGGCCGGTTCTGGCTCGAAGAGGACGGCCGTCCCGCCGCCAAACTCGGCGGGCCCGAGGAGTGGCGCAGCCACGGCATGATCGACGTGCACACCGGGGACACGTTCACGGTGGGCGGCCAGACCTGGAAGATCACCGAGATCGTGGACGCGGACTCGGTGGACGCCTACCTCAAGGCGGTCCGGGTGAGCTGA
- a CDS encoding Dabb family protein, translating into MRLRHIALFKWAEGVTPDQVAEVERVLAPLPAAIPQLRAYAFGPDARISEGAYDFAVVADVDDEDGFAAYRDHPEHQAALAVIRPLLADRAAVQIRVDAGA; encoded by the coding sequence ATGAGACTCCGCCATATCGCGCTGTTCAAGTGGGCAGAGGGCGTCACGCCCGACCAGGTCGCCGAGGTCGAGCGGGTGCTCGCGCCGCTGCCCGCCGCCATCCCCCAGTTGCGCGCCTACGCCTTCGGGCCCGACGCCCGGATCAGCGAGGGCGCCTACGACTTCGCCGTGGTGGCCGACGTCGACGACGAGGACGGCTTCGCCGCCTACCGGGACCACCCCGAGCACCAGGCCGCGCTCGCGGTGATCCGGCCGCTGCTGGCCGACCGCGCGGCCGTGCAGATCCGCGTGGACGCCGGCGCCTGA
- a CDS encoding FkbM family methyltransferase yields MAVESTTGGRHRSPAGPPRTGARAGAGAAVDFRATPRARRRGWYGAKRPVKRLLGWGPANLAMRAAVAVAAPGLRRTGRLPVPARVAEVTGLVPGAEPAAFTMLRPSACVVAAELYWGAGRRPGAADDLALRVFAAAARRSAVLLDIGAYTGLFTLAGTAVNPRLRAHAFEIVPEVVHTLFDNCVRNRVLHRTTLHHVGVGDPATTVTMPARSGDSALPCYYSAEMVFADGVPVEVVALDSLTAAVPPGAPAVLKVDVEGTEAAVFEHGQEFLAAHRPDILCEVLPGADADRLSGLLAPHGYRFHLVGERALAPAGAPAPHDRFRDWFVTTRGGAELAAMGIPVA; encoded by the coding sequence ATGGCGGTGGAGTCGACCACGGGCGGGCGGCACCGCTCCCCCGCCGGCCCGCCCCGCACCGGGGCGCGCGCGGGCGCCGGCGCGGCGGTGGACTTCCGTGCCACGCCCCGGGCGCGCCGGCGCGGCTGGTACGGCGCCAAGAGGCCCGTCAAGCGGCTGCTGGGCTGGGGCCCGGCCAACCTCGCCATGCGGGCCGCGGTGGCGGTGGCGGCGCCGGGCCTGCGCCGCACCGGCCGGCTGCCGGTGCCCGCCCGGGTCGCCGAGGTCACCGGCCTGGTGCCCGGCGCCGAACCCGCCGCGTTCACCATGCTGCGCCCCTCGGCGTGCGTGGTGGCGGCCGAACTGTACTGGGGCGCGGGCCGGCGCCCGGGCGCCGCCGACGACCTGGCGCTGCGGGTGTTCGCCGCCGCCGCCCGGCGCAGCGCGGTGCTGCTGGACATCGGCGCCTACACCGGCCTGTTCACCCTGGCGGGCACCGCGGTCAACCCGCGGCTGCGCGCGCACGCCTTCGAGATCGTGCCCGAGGTGGTGCACACCCTGTTCGACAACTGCGTGCGCAACCGGGTGCTGCACCGCACCACGCTGCACCACGTCGGGGTGGGCGACCCCGCGACCACCGTCACCATGCCCGCGCGGTCGGGCGACTCCGCGCTGCCCTGCTACTACTCCGCCGAGATGGTGTTCGCCGACGGTGTGCCCGTGGAGGTGGTGGCGCTGGACTCCCTCACCGCCGCCGTGCCGCCGGGCGCGCCCGCCGTGCTCAAGGTCGACGTGGAGGGCACCGAGGCGGCGGTGTTCGAGCACGGGCAGGAGTTCCTGGCCGCACACCGGCCCGACATCCTGTGCGAGGTGCTGCCGGGGGCCGACGCCGACCGGCTGAGCGGCCTGCTCGCGCCGCACGGCTACCGGTTCCACCTGGTCGGCGAGCGCGCCCTGGCCCCGGCCGGCGCGCCGGCGCCGCACGACCGGTTCCGCGACTGGTTCGTCACCACGCGCGGCGGAGCCGAACTCGCGGCGATGGGGATCCCGGTGGCCTAG
- a CDS encoding class I SAM-dependent methyltransferase: MSAETAGHVGPDRDDASHVARNRDHWNTALAPVFGRLAPGQWSRPEPAWGHWSVPESELRLLPGDLGGRSAVELGCGTAYVSSWLARAGARPVGVDVSAAQFATARAMQARFGVGFPLVLADAERLPFPDAVFDFAVSELGAALWCDPYRWIAEAARVLAPGGRLSFLTMSPLFSMCVPDDGPAGPALTRPQFGPHRRDWGDSVEFALPHGAMLRLLRSCGLEVEDMVEVRAPERPARDYDYLPAAWARRWPGEEVWKVRKRGRGA, translated from the coding sequence ATGAGCGCCGAGACCGCCGGCCACGTCGGCCCCGACCGCGACGACGCCTCCCATGTCGCCCGCAACCGCGACCACTGGAACACCGCTCTGGCGCCGGTGTTCGGCCGGCTCGCCCCCGGCCAGTGGTCCCGGCCCGAACCCGCCTGGGGCCACTGGTCCGTCCCGGAGTCCGAACTCCGCCTGCTGCCCGGCGACCTCGGCGGCCGCAGCGCCGTCGAACTGGGCTGCGGTACCGCCTACGTGTCCTCGTGGCTGGCGCGCGCGGGCGCCCGGCCGGTGGGGGTGGACGTCTCGGCCGCCCAGTTCGCCACCGCCCGCGCGATGCAGGCACGCTTCGGTGTGGGGTTCCCCCTCGTGCTGGCCGACGCCGAACGGCTGCCCTTCCCCGACGCGGTGTTCGACTTCGCCGTCAGCGAGCTGGGCGCGGCGCTGTGGTGCGACCCCTACCGGTGGATCGCCGAGGCCGCGCGCGTGCTGGCGCCCGGCGGCCGACTGTCCTTCCTCACCATGTCGCCGCTGTTTTCCATGTGCGTCCCCGACGACGGCCCGGCCGGGCCCGCGCTGACGCGTCCCCAGTTCGGCCCGCACCGGCGCGACTGGGGCGACTCCGTGGAGTTCGCGCTGCCCCACGGCGCGATGCTGCGGCTGCTGCGCTCCTGCGGCCTGGAGGTGGAGGACATGGTCGAGGTCCGGGCGCCGGAGCGGCCCGCGCGCGATTACGACTACCTGCCCGCCGCCTGGGCCCGCCGCTGGCCCGGCGAGGAGGTCTGGAAGGTGCGCAAGCGCGGACGCGGCGCGTGA